The Methylobacterium currus genome contains a region encoding:
- a CDS encoding SufE family protein — protein sequence MLPPIDEIVSNFEFLDEWDDRHHYLMELGRKLPPLPEEAHSEANRVRGCVSQVWLETQVDRSGPEPRLHFRGDSDAHITKGVVAVLIAFFDGRTASDAARADALGLFQKLGLSEHLTAQRSNGARAMMDRIRADAEGVAAAA from the coding sequence ATGCTGCCGCCCATCGACGAGATCGTCTCCAACTTCGAGTTCCTGGACGAGTGGGACGACCGCCATCACTACCTGATGGAGCTCGGCCGCAAGCTGCCGCCCCTGCCGGAGGAGGCCCATAGCGAGGCCAACCGGGTGCGCGGCTGCGTCAGCCAGGTCTGGCTCGAGACGCAGGTCGACCGCTCCGGCCCGGAGCCGCGGCTGCATTTCCGCGGCGACAGCGACGCCCACATCACCAAGGGCGTGGTGGCGGTGCTGATCGCGTTCTTCGACGGCCGCACGGCGTCCGACGCCGCCCGGGCCGATGCCCTCGGGCTCTTTCAGAAGCTCGGCCTCTCCGAGCACCTGACGGCGCAGCGCTCGAACGGCGCCCGGGCGATGATGGACCGCATCCGGGCCGATGCCGAGGGCGTCGCCGCCGCGGCCTGA
- a CDS encoding sensor histidine kinase, protein MAADTTLPDAAFRSFAEGAGLMIWRADQEARLIYVNPAWTTFRGRAAEDELGHGWKDGLHPEDRAGHEAALAAAYAGRRPHSAEYRLRRHDGAFRWIHGHAYPLHEGETFAGFAGSCFDITERKEAEEHAALAMAEQDALLAEIYHRVRNNLQVTVSLIGLFGRAAAAPCRPAFDALGQRVRAIALVQQHLHEAPQIASVDLAEYLTRLAEGLGQLRRAGRVTVTVEAGRTVLLEPRRVNALGMILAEIVAECLDGTDEGAPCVTRVEVPAGSGTDPVRVRITSGGVAGDPPPGVPRLGPRLIAAYAGQAEIAVSGTGTPEAPLELTLPA, encoded by the coding sequence ATGGCCGCGGACACGACATTGCCGGACGCGGCCTTCCGCAGCTTCGCCGAGGGCGCCGGACTGATGATCTGGCGCGCCGACCAGGAGGCGCGCCTGATCTACGTCAACCCGGCCTGGACGACGTTCCGCGGCCGCGCGGCGGAGGACGAACTCGGCCACGGCTGGAAGGATGGCTTGCATCCCGAGGACCGGGCCGGGCACGAGGCCGCTCTCGCTGCGGCCTATGCCGGGCGCCGGCCGCACAGCGCCGAGTACCGGCTGCGCCGCCACGACGGCGCCTTCCGGTGGATCCACGGCCACGCCTATCCGCTGCACGAGGGCGAGACCTTCGCGGGCTTCGCCGGCTCCTGCTTCGACATCACCGAGCGCAAGGAGGCCGAGGAGCATGCCGCCCTCGCCATGGCCGAGCAGGATGCGCTGCTGGCCGAGATCTATCACCGGGTGCGCAACAACCTGCAGGTCACGGTGAGCCTGATCGGGCTCTTCGGCCGCGCCGCCGCCGCGCCCTGCCGCCCGGCCTTCGATGCGCTCGGCCAGCGGGTGCGGGCGATCGCCCTGGTGCAGCAGCATCTGCACGAGGCGCCGCAGATCGCCAGCGTCGACCTCGCCGAGTACCTGACTCGCCTCGCCGAGGGCCTGGGCCAGCTGCGCCGGGCCGGGCGGGTCACCGTCACGGTCGAGGCCGGGCGCACGGTCCTGCTGGAGCCGCGCCGGGTCAACGCGCTCGGCATGATCCTGGCCGAGATCGTCGCCGAATGCCTCGACGGCACCGACGAGGGCGCTCCTTGCGTCACGAGGGTCGAGGTGCCGGCGGGCTCGGGCACCGATCCGGTGCGGGTGCGGATCACGTCGGGCGGCGTCGCCGGCGATCCGCCGCCCGGCGTGCCGCGGCTCGGCCCGCGCCTGATCGCCGCCTATGCGGGCCAGGCCGAGATCGCGGTCTCGGGCACCGGCACCCCGGAGGCGCCGCTCGAGCTGACGCTGCCGGCCTGA
- a CDS encoding DoxX family protein, whose amino-acid sequence MSQAVFSLARILVVVLFCVSGAQKLMNPAGVVGAVSGKGLPYPEVLAWLTIAAELGLGLLIALGFYARAASVLLAVFTLATILFFHNFWTMSGDAARMNQIQAMKNLSIIGGLLMIAAAGPGRFALNRR is encoded by the coding sequence ATGAGCCAAGCCGTCTTCAGCCTCGCCCGCATCCTCGTCGTCGTGCTGTTCTGCGTCTCCGGCGCCCAGAAGCTGATGAACCCGGCCGGTGTCGTCGGGGCCGTCTCGGGCAAGGGGCTGCCCTATCCGGAGGTGCTGGCCTGGCTCACCATCGCGGCCGAGCTGGGCCTCGGCCTCCTGATCGCGCTGGGCTTCTACGCCCGGGCGGCCTCCGTGCTCCTCGCCGTCTTCACCCTGGCGACGATCCTGTTTTTCCACAATTTCTGGACGATGTCGGGGGATGCCGCCCGCATGAACCAGATCCAGGCGATGAAGAACCTCTCGATCATCGGCGGACTACTGATGATCGCCGCCGCCGGCCCTGGCCGCTTCGCCCTCAACCGGCGCTGA
- a CDS encoding S1 family peptidase, whose translation MRVSPSRLRPVLRSLSAALAVAAPLGLWSGAAGAVVRGEVTRDPNGLRGSVVRIESTTGEMCSGSLIGPDLVLTAAHCVMRKAGYWIVVVDRGFRQRRLRAIAAAMHPDFVPGTTPETQPGTDLAILKLSERLGPDFRPLDTRNGGEIAQGDNVAIAGYGVVAENRRSTARVLRQARLVSLGELQVANTVTVVADRSTLAETAGAGACLGDSGGPILRGGPGGYQLVGVVSWSSGAAQQGRVRTACGGFTAVTPIGQHSGWINARAAELSRFEPGEAMPAGPRPSRADWTGGR comes from the coding sequence ATGCGCGTCTCTCCGTCCCGCCTCCGTCCCGTCCTGCGCTCCCTCTCGGCCGCCCTCGCGGTGGCCGCGCCCCTCGGCCTGTGGAGCGGCGCCGCCGGCGCCGTGGTCCGGGGCGAGGTGACCCGCGATCCCAACGGCCTGCGCGGCTCGGTGGTGCGGATCGAGAGCACCACCGGCGAGATGTGCTCCGGCTCGCTCATCGGCCCCGACCTGGTGCTCACCGCGGCCCATTGCGTGATGCGCAAGGCCGGCTACTGGATCGTGGTCGTCGATCGCGGCTTCCGCCAGCGCCGCCTGCGGGCGATCGCGGCGGCGATGCACCCGGATTTCGTGCCCGGCACCACACCCGAGACCCAGCCCGGCACCGACCTCGCCATCCTGAAGCTCAGCGAGCGCCTCGGCCCCGATTTCCGCCCCCTCGACACGCGCAATGGTGGCGAGATCGCGCAGGGCGACAATGTGGCGATCGCCGGGTACGGCGTGGTGGCGGAGAACCGCCGCAGCACCGCCCGGGTGCTGCGCCAGGCCCGCCTCGTCTCCCTCGGCGAGCTTCAGGTCGCCAACACCGTGACGGTGGTGGCCGACCGGTCCACGCTCGCCGAGACCGCCGGGGCCGGCGCCTGCCTCGGCGATTCCGGCGGGCCGATCCTGCGCGGCGGCCCGGGCGGCTACCAGCTCGTCGGCGTGGTGAGCTGGTCGAGCGGCGCCGCCCAGCAGGGGCGGGTCCGCACCGCCTGCGGCGGCTTCACCGCCGTGACGCCGATCGGCCAGCATTCCGGCTGGATCAACGCCCGTGCCGCCGAACTCTCCCGCTTCGAGCCCGGCGAGGCGATGCCGGCCGGCCCCCGCCCCAGCCGGGCGGACTGGACCGGGGGGCGCTAA
- a CDS encoding S1 family peptidase translates to MIRLSLPFLAACLILATPARAVVGGTEAPDTPLARSSVMVLSSRGGVCTGIVLARDVVLTAAHCAAPGAEHRVHFRDESGAPVLLGVAARAVHPGYDAGAIAGRRRSIDLALLRTDSALPARFVPASLTEAPVAAGTPLTLGGYGVARPGDHRSTGTFRTTTLPLVEPYGPSRILVWLKGPAASGACEGDSGGPITGAGGSVLAVTTWASGSGQGAAKSACGGVSQGVLVGPQRAWIARMTAAWGTETRWE, encoded by the coding sequence GTGATCCGCTTGAGCCTCCCGTTCCTCGCCGCCTGCCTCATCCTCGCCACCCCCGCCCGCGCGGTCGTCGGCGGCACCGAGGCGCCCGATACCCCACTCGCCCGTTCCAGCGTGATGGTGCTCTCATCCCGCGGCGGGGTCTGCACCGGCATCGTGCTCGCCCGCGACGTGGTGCTCACCGCCGCCCATTGCGCCGCCCCGGGGGCCGAGCACCGGGTGCATTTTCGCGACGAATCCGGGGCGCCGGTGCTCCTCGGCGTCGCCGCCCGGGCGGTGCATCCGGGCTACGATGCGGGGGCCATCGCCGGGCGGCGGCGCTCGATCGACCTCGCGCTGCTGCGCACCGATTCCGCCCTGCCGGCCCGCTTCGTCCCGGCGAGCCTCACCGAGGCTCCGGTTGCCGCCGGCACGCCGTTGACGCTCGGCGGCTACGGCGTGGCCCGCCCGGGCGACCACCGCAGCACCGGCACCTTCCGCACCACGACCCTGCCGCTGGTCGAGCCCTACGGCCCGAGCCGCATCCTGGTCTGGCTGAAAGGCCCTGCGGCGTCCGGCGCCTGCGAGGGCGATTCGGGTGGGCCGATCACCGGCGCGGGCGGGAGCGTGCTCGCGGTGACCACCTGGGCGAGCGGATCGGGCCAGGGAGCGGCCAAGTCGGCCTGTGGCGGCGTCTCGCAGGGCGTGCTGGTCGGGCCGCAGCGGGCCTGGATCGCCCGCATGACCGCCGCGTGGGGCACCGAGACGCGCTGGGAGTGA
- a CDS encoding BrnA antitoxin family protein: MTTRKASLPPLTDAEEAEIQAGIAQDPDNPEITAEQFARMRPAAEVLPPALYAALTRPRGRPKADVTKVPVTIRLDRDVVEAFKATGEGWQTRVNDTLKRAAKRLGPR; this comes from the coding sequence ATGACGACACGCAAGGCGAGCCTGCCGCCCCTCACCGACGCCGAGGAGGCGGAGATCCAGGCCGGGATCGCGCAGGATCCCGACAATCCGGAGATCACGGCGGAACAGTTCGCCCGAATGCGCCCTGCCGCCGAAGTGCTGCCGCCCGCGCTCTACGCCGCCCTGACGCGCCCGCGCGGCCGGCCCAAGGCCGACGTGACGAAGGTGCCCGTCACGATCCGCCTGGACCGGGACGTGGTCGAGGCGTTCAAGGCGACGGGCGAGGGGTGGCAAACCCGGGTGAATGATACCCTCAAGCGGGCGGCGAAGCGGCTCGGCCCACGGTGA
- a CDS encoding HAD family hydrolase: MVADIELVLFDLDNVLYHYDRRRRVEHLSEITGIPADDIDAAIWDSGLEFQGDSGALAPQAYLQAFGDRIGYPVSLTEWLEARRASVAPNDQMLALVERLRASTEVAILTNNSELLTRHIDVICPELRPLFGDRIYASAAFRSAKPEIACFQRCLAGLGVGPSSVLFVDDLPENVAGARAAGLHAHHFTSVDAFRRDLAARGVDG; this comes from the coding sequence ATGGTCGCTGACATCGAACTCGTCTTGTTCGACCTCGACAACGTCCTGTACCACTATGATCGCCGCCGGCGCGTCGAACACCTGTCGGAGATCACCGGCATCCCTGCCGACGACATCGACGCCGCGATCTGGGACAGCGGTCTGGAGTTCCAGGGCGATAGCGGGGCTCTCGCGCCGCAGGCCTATCTTCAGGCCTTCGGCGACCGGATCGGGTACCCGGTCAGTCTGACGGAGTGGCTGGAGGCGCGTCGTGCCTCCGTCGCGCCGAACGACCAGATGCTGGCGCTCGTCGAGCGGCTGCGGGCCTCGACGGAGGTCGCCATTCTGACGAACAACTCGGAGTTGTTGACCCGCCACATCGACGTCATCTGCCCGGAGCTCAGGCCCCTGTTCGGAGACCGGATCTACGCATCGGCGGCGTTTCGCTCGGCGAAGCCCGAGATTGCATGCTTCCAGCGCTGCCTCGCGGGTCTCGGGGTGGGGCCGTCATCCGTGCTGTTCGTGGACGATCTCCCGGAGAACGTCGCCGGAGCGCGGGCGGCAGGGCTCCACGCCCATCACTTCACGTCGGTCGACGCGTTTCGCCGGGACCTCGCGGCGCGGGGTGTGGATGGGTAA
- a CDS encoding PepSY domain-containing protein, giving the protein MRQLALLLLPALVGLAGASGWLAAAEERDETATGAVPARPVKAAEPTQTCLSSGDLREAVAEKRVVEPVAAIRAARAAVPRADIVRANLCRRDEALVYMLTALRKDGQFVHVMVDARSGQVAGQW; this is encoded by the coding sequence ATGCGCCAGCTCGCCCTCCTCCTGCTCCCCGCCCTCGTCGGCCTCGCCGGCGCCTCGGGCTGGCTCGCGGCCGCGGAGGAGCGGGACGAGACCGCCACCGGGGCGGTGCCGGCCCGGCCGGTCAAGGCGGCGGAACCGACCCAGACCTGCCTCTCCTCCGGCGACCTGCGCGAGGCGGTGGCGGAGAAGCGCGTGGTCGAGCCGGTGGCGGCGATCCGCGCGGCGCGGGCCGCCGTGCCGCGCGCCGACATCGTGCGGGCCAATCTCTGTCGACGGGACGAAGCCCTGGTCTACATGTTGACGGCCTTGCGCAAGGACGGCCAGTTCGTGCACGTGATGGTGGATGCCCGGTCGGGACAAGTCGCCGGACAATGGTGA
- a CDS encoding response regulator transcription factor, translating into MRLLVVEDDRDLNRQVVSALEEAGYAVDKAFDGEEGAFLGETEPYDCIILDMGLPKADGVSVLSGWRRAQVKTPVIILTARDRWSDKVNGFDAGADDYVTKPFHMEELLARVRALLRRTAGHATSQISVGPVVLDTRSGRVFVDGSPVKLTSHEYRLLSYLMHHTGRVVSRAELTEHLYDQDFDRDSNTIEVFVGRLRKKLAVDLIQTVRGLGYLIDAGAGGPQP; encoded by the coding sequence GTGCGTCTGCTCGTGGTCGAGGATGACCGGGATCTCAATCGCCAGGTCGTGAGCGCCCTGGAAGAGGCGGGCTATGCCGTCGACAAGGCGTTCGATGGCGAGGAGGGCGCGTTCCTCGGCGAGACCGAGCCCTATGACTGCATCATCCTCGACATGGGCCTGCCGAAGGCCGACGGCGTCTCGGTCCTGTCGGGCTGGCGCCGGGCGCAGGTGAAGACGCCGGTGATCATCCTCACCGCCCGCGACCGCTGGAGCGACAAGGTCAACGGCTTCGATGCCGGCGCCGACGACTACGTCACCAAGCCCTTCCACATGGAGGAGCTGCTGGCCCGGGTGCGCGCGCTCCTGCGCCGCACCGCCGGCCACGCCACGAGCCAGATCAGTGTCGGCCCCGTGGTGCTCGATACCCGCTCCGGCCGCGTCTTCGTCGATGGCAGCCCGGTCAAGCTCACCTCGCACGAGTACCGGCTGCTCTCCTACCTGATGCATCATACCGGCCGGGTCGTCTCCCGGGCCGAATTGACCGAGCACCTCTACGACCAGGATTTCGACCGCGACTCGAACACCATCGAGGTCTTCGTCGGGCGCCTGCGCAAGAAGCTCGCGGTCGACCTGATCCAGACCGTGCGCGGCCTCGGCTACCTGATCGACGCGGGCGCCGGCGGACCGCAACCGTGA
- a CDS encoding sensor histidine kinase, translated as MAVRLAVSSMISSALILLIAGLILSTLYRETTERAFDSRLLVYANDLATNLVSPSDSEARSFGALGDPRFDLPLSGWYWQVGRPNARPRDLRTSRSLVGVPLQPPDNAVGEAGAGQLRKGYGKAQDDRPLRIIERTVDLGEEGRYLVRVAGPSDEIAADMRRFTFALTTTFALLGLSLGLTTLLQIRFGLAPLIKLRAALGAIRRGEADRISGEYPRDIAPLAGEVNLLLETNREILERARTQVGNLAHALKTPLSIIVNEASAGDAHSELAVKVREQAAVMRDQVNYHLDRARAAALAGALGTFTDVEPVVAALVRTFGKIFYDKDLTFDTSVTPGLRFRGERQDFEEMIGNLVDNAAKWAQSRVSIRAEVIGQGEYPHLIVTVEDDGPGLPPEARAAVLERGRRLDETKPGSGLGLSIVSDLAALYRGRLRLDAATLGGLRAVIEVPGDASPAAQA; from the coding sequence ATCGCGGTGCGCCTGGCGGTCTCGTCGATGATCTCCAGCGCGCTGATCCTGCTGATCGCCGGGCTGATCCTCTCGACCCTCTACCGCGAGACCACCGAGCGGGCCTTCGACAGCCGGCTCCTCGTCTACGCCAACGACCTCGCCACCAACCTCGTCTCGCCCTCCGATTCCGAGGCGCGCAGCTTCGGGGCGCTGGGCGACCCGCGCTTCGACCTGCCCTTGTCGGGCTGGTACTGGCAGGTCGGCCGGCCGAACGCCCGCCCGCGGGACCTGCGCACCTCGCGCTCGCTCGTCGGCGTGCCGCTCCAGCCCCCCGACAACGCGGTCGGCGAGGCCGGGGCCGGGCAATTGCGCAAGGGCTACGGCAAGGCGCAGGACGACCGGCCGCTGCGCATCATCGAGCGCACCGTCGATCTCGGCGAGGAGGGCCGCTACCTCGTGCGGGTCGCCGGCCCGTCGGACGAGATCGCCGCCGACATGCGCCGCTTCACCTTCGCGCTCACCACCACCTTCGCGCTGCTCGGCCTCTCGCTCGGCCTCACCACCCTGCTGCAGATCCGCTTCGGCCTCGCGCCGCTCATCAAGCTGCGGGCGGCGTTGGGCGCGATCCGCCGCGGCGAGGCGGACCGCATCTCGGGCGAGTACCCGCGGGACATCGCCCCGCTCGCCGGCGAGGTGAACCTCCTGCTCGAGACCAACCGCGAGATCCTGGAGCGGGCCCGCACCCAGGTCGGCAACCTCGCCCACGCGCTGAAGACCCCGTTGAGCATCATCGTCAACGAGGCCTCGGCGGGAGACGCGCACAGCGAGCTCGCCGTGAAGGTGCGCGAGCAGGCCGCGGTGATGCGCGACCAGGTGAACTACCACCTCGACCGCGCCCGCGCCGCGGCTCTGGCCGGGGCACTCGGCACCTTCACCGACGTCGAGCCGGTAGTGGCGGCCCTGGTGCGCACCTTCGGCAAGATTTTCTACGACAAGGACCTGACCTTCGACACCAGCGTCACCCCGGGCCTGCGCTTTCGCGGCGAGCGCCAGGATTTCGAGGAGATGATCGGCAACCTCGTCGACAACGCCGCCAAGTGGGCGCAGTCGCGGGTCTCGATCCGCGCCGAGGTGATCGGCCAGGGCGAGTACCCGCACCTCATCGTCACGGTGGAGGATGACGGGCCCGGCCTGCCGCCCGAGGCCCGGGCCGCCGTGCTGGAGCGCGGCCGGCGCCTCGACGAGACCAAGCCCGGCTCCGGCCTCGGGCTGTCCATCGTCTCGGACCTCGCCGCCCTGTATCGCGGGCGCCTGCGCCTCGACGCCGCCACCCTCGGCGGCTTAAGGGCAGTGATCGAAGTGCCGGGGGATGCGAGCCCGGCAGCGCAGGCCTGA
- a CDS encoding glycosyltransferase family 61 protein — protein sequence MILQRSEAFYGRAEVREGRPALRLVEDAHYLMRVPQLDKVPVIFDAARRMVPESLDHHSGDRTPTWQTTTWPDHQGPVTDAAPDGTYLYVGAIHPHYGHFVINTLGRFWPLLDVDERGLRPTLLCHGPGPDADWSGTPFIPEILGRLGLSVMDLTTFGRPVRIPSLLVPQAALQQDDYAFPVMAELCREIGRGYYAPEEVDADPQPVYLSKTRLTGGVRRFSNEEAVTDVLEREGVRIVHPELLSFPEQVRLFARHRVILGANGSAFHTLLFAPPGRRVITLADRLKLSATYRLIDLITGTQAHYYYPVGTSSHTGAGFTVNFVLREPETVAAELLRKIARIDTLRESDLRADPGSWHLSPTIPPLPRRPGGLLERLRRALPGLG from the coding sequence ATGATCCTGCAGCGGAGTGAAGCGTTCTACGGCCGTGCCGAGGTGCGGGAGGGCCGGCCGGCCCTGCGCCTGGTCGAGGACGCCCACTACCTCATGCGGGTGCCCCAGCTCGACAAGGTCCCGGTGATCTTCGACGCCGCGCGCCGGATGGTGCCCGAATCCCTCGACCATCACAGCGGCGACCGTACGCCGACCTGGCAGACCACGACGTGGCCGGATCATCAGGGCCCGGTGACCGATGCGGCGCCGGACGGCACCTACCTCTATGTCGGGGCGATCCACCCGCATTACGGTCACTTCGTCATCAACACCCTGGGGCGGTTCTGGCCGCTCCTCGATGTCGACGAGAGGGGCCTGCGCCCGACCCTGCTCTGTCACGGGCCGGGGCCCGACGCGGATTGGAGCGGGACCCCGTTCATCCCGGAGATCCTGGGCCGGCTGGGCCTGAGCGTGATGGATCTCACCACCTTCGGCCGGCCGGTGCGGATCCCGAGCCTCCTGGTGCCCCAGGCCGCCCTGCAGCAGGACGATTACGCCTTCCCGGTCATGGCCGAGCTGTGCCGGGAGATCGGGCGCGGCTACTACGCGCCCGAGGAGGTCGATGCCGATCCGCAGCCGGTCTACCTGTCGAAGACGCGCCTGACCGGTGGCGTGCGGCGCTTCTCCAACGAGGAGGCGGTGACAGACGTGCTGGAGCGCGAGGGGGTGCGGATCGTCCACCCCGAGCTCCTGAGTTTCCCCGAGCAGGTGCGCCTCTTCGCCCGCCACCGGGTGATCCTCGGGGCCAACGGCTCGGCCTTCCACACCCTGCTCTTCGCGCCGCCGGGCCGGCGGGTGATCACCCTCGCCGATCGGCTCAAGCTGAGCGCGACCTACCGGTTGATCGACCTCATCACCGGCACGCAGGCGCATTACTACTACCCGGTCGGAACCAGCAGCCACACCGGCGCCGGCTTCACCGTCAACTTCGTGCTGCGGGAGCCGGAGACCGTGGCGGCGGAACTCCTCCGCAAGATCGCCCGGATCGACACCCTGCGGGAGAGCGACCTGCGGGCCGATCCAGGCTCCTGGCACCTCTCGCCGACGATCCCGCCCCTGCCGCGCCGGCCGGGGGGGCTGCTGGAGCGCCTGCGCAGGGCGCTGCCGGGGCTCGGCTGA
- a CDS encoding SHOCT domain-containing protein: protein MPDLDAIAARHGVGPDAVRHLLDALARGHGRMAQFNHPDLGGMGQWSAGGMTMIGDMFNSGLKARVVALCDELAPLATARPVESQGFQAQGFSGQGFSGQGFSGQGFSGQGFGGSWWPDGLGQPASSGSQNDARYAFFPDSRRLAIETGGRVTLYDTGDHQIGGVSQQQGSSHSLSFTSQYGPVRLEELPVVGSPQPDASPAPQAAPMPAPESHASTPQSEPAGAPTGDVFGMIERLSELHRKGVLTEAEFAAKKTELLARL from the coding sequence ATGCCCGACCTCGACGCGATCGCCGCCCGCCACGGCGTCGGCCCCGACGCCGTCCGCCACCTCCTCGACGCGCTGGCCCGCGGCCACGGCCGGATGGCGCAGTTCAACCATCCCGACCTCGGCGGCATGGGCCAGTGGTCCGCCGGCGGGATGACGATGATCGGCGACATGTTCAATTCCGGCCTCAAGGCCCGGGTCGTCGCGCTCTGCGACGAGCTGGCGCCGCTCGCCACGGCGAGGCCGGTGGAGAGCCAGGGCTTCCAGGCCCAGGGGTTCTCGGGGCAGGGATTCTCGGGGCAGGGATTCTCGGGGCAGGGATTCTCGGGGCAGGGATTCGGCGGGTCCTGGTGGCCGGACGGCCTCGGCCAGCCGGCCAGCTCCGGATCGCAGAACGACGCGCGCTACGCCTTCTTCCCCGATTCCCGGCGCCTCGCCATCGAGACCGGCGGCCGGGTGACGCTCTACGACACCGGCGATCATCAGATCGGCGGCGTCTCGCAGCAGCAGGGCTCGTCGCATTCCTTGAGCTTCACCAGCCAGTACGGCCCGGTGCGGCTGGAGGAGCTGCCGGTGGTGGGATCGCCTCAGCCGGACGCGAGCCCGGCCCCGCAGGCGGCGCCGATGCCCGCGCCGGAATCTCACGCATCGACGCCGCAATCCGAGCCGGCCGGTGCACCGACCGGGGACGTGTTCGGGATGATCGAGCGCCTGTCGGAGCTGCACCGCAAGGGCGTGCTGACCGAGGCCGAATTCGCCGCGAAGAAGACGGAGCTGCTGGCGCGGTTGTGA
- a CDS encoding homoserine kinase, giving the protein MAVYTEVLDEALAAFLAAYEIGDLLSYKGIAEGVENTNFILHTTTGSYILTLYEKRVKEGDLPFFLGLMQHLAANGLACPQPIRTRDGATLGRLCGRPAVIVSFLEGVSVRRPGVRHCRALGAALAGLHAAGADFPMQRPNALSVAGWRPLFEAAEAQADRVASGLAARTRADLTLLEESWPQDLPGGVIHADLFTDNVFFLGDEVSGLIDFYFACTDAFAYDLAICLNAWCFEADYAFNRTKGQAMIAAYQAVRPLEPREVEALPLLARGAALRFMLTRLVDWLNVPPGALVKPKDPLEYDRRLAFHRKVAAAEEYGWSPVTG; this is encoded by the coding sequence GTGGCGGTCTACACCGAGGTTCTGGACGAGGCGCTCGCCGCCTTTCTCGCCGCCTACGAGATCGGCGATCTCCTGTCCTACAAGGGCATCGCCGAGGGGGTGGAGAACACCAACTTCATCCTGCACACCACCACCGGCTCCTACATCCTGACGCTCTACGAGAAGCGGGTGAAGGAGGGCGACCTGCCGTTCTTCCTCGGGCTGATGCAGCACCTGGCCGCGAACGGCCTCGCCTGCCCGCAGCCGATCCGCACCCGCGACGGCGCCACCCTGGGGCGGCTCTGCGGCCGGCCGGCGGTGATCGTGTCGTTCCTGGAGGGTGTGTCCGTGCGCCGGCCCGGCGTGCGGCATTGCCGGGCGCTCGGCGCCGCGCTCGCCGGCCTGCACGCCGCCGGGGCCGATTTCCCGATGCAGCGGCCGAACGCTCTCTCGGTCGCGGGCTGGCGCCCGCTCTTCGAGGCGGCGGAGGCCCAGGCCGACCGCGTCGCCTCAGGCCTTGCCGCCCGCACCCGCGCGGATCTGACGCTCCTCGAGGAATCCTGGCCGCAGGACCTGCCCGGCGGCGTCATCCACGCCGACCTGTTCACCGACAATGTGTTCTTCCTCGGCGACGAGGTCTCGGGCCTGATCGACTTCTACTTCGCCTGCACCGACGCCTTCGCGTACGACTTGGCGATCTGCCTCAACGCCTGGTGCTTCGAGGCGGATTACGCGTTCAACCGCACCAAGGGCCAGGCGATGATCGCCGCCTACCAGGCCGTGCGCCCGCTCGAGCCCCGCGAGGTGGAGGCGCTGCCGCTCCTCGCCCGCGGCGCGGCCCTGCGCTTCATGCTGACCCGCCTCGTCGACTGGCTCAACGTGCCGCCCGGCGCCCTGGTGAAGCCGAAGGACCCGCTCGAATACGACCGCCGGCTCGCCTTCCACCGGAAGGTCGCGGCGGCGGAGGAATATGGGTGGAGCCCGGTGACGGGGTGA